The following proteins are co-located in the Methanobacterium formicicum DSM 3637 genome:
- the amrS gene encoding AmmeMemoRadiSam system radical SAM enzyme, with protein MKKEAILYEKLDGVLNCHICNRSCVISHGKTGFCGMRQNDNGTMYSLNYASASSVAVDPIEKKPLFHFYPGSLSFSMGSIGCNFRCPYCQNWSISQADLDEIGTRDIPPEEAIKMALDNNCQSISWTYNEPTMWFEYTYDSAKLAHKNDLKTVYVTNGYMSSESLDLIAPHLDAANVDLKGMSDKFYQELCQARLEPVLENIQAMHDKGIHLEITNLVIPGYNDSPEDLQSLVKFVADVDVNIPLHLTRFYPHYKMNLVPPTPVETLEKAYEMAREAGIKYVYVGNVPGSDGENTKCPNCGELLIQRDGFSVESNNLKKNKECPSCGTKINIKF; from the coding sequence TTGAAAAAGGAAGCCATACTTTATGAGAAGCTAGATGGCGTGCTTAATTGCCATATCTGTAATCGTAGTTGTGTTATATCCCATGGTAAAACTGGTTTTTGCGGGATGAGGCAGAATGATAACGGCACTATGTACAGTTTGAATTATGCATCAGCTTCCTCAGTAGCAGTCGACCCCATTGAAAAAAAACCTCTTTTCCATTTTTATCCCGGCAGCCTATCATTTAGCATGGGGAGCATTGGATGCAACTTTCGCTGCCCTTACTGCCAGAACTGGTCCATATCACAGGCAGATCTTGATGAAATCGGAACCAGGGATATTCCCCCTGAAGAGGCAATAAAGATGGCACTGGATAATAACTGCCAGTCCATTTCATGGACCTACAACGAACCCACCATGTGGTTTGAATATACCTATGATTCTGCAAAACTGGCCCATAAAAATGATTTGAAGACAGTTTACGTTACCAATGGTTACATGAGTTCGGAATCTCTTGATCTGATCGCACCTCATCTTGATGCGGCCAACGTGGATTTGAAGGGGATGTCCGATAAATTTTACCAAGAACTGTGCCAGGCACGTCTGGAACCCGTGCTGGAAAACATCCAGGCCATGCATGATAAGGGCATTCACTTGGAAATCACCAACCTGGTGATACCAGGATACAATGATTCTCCAGAAGACCTCCAATCACTGGTGAAATTTGTGGCTGATGTAGATGTGAACATCCCCCTACACTTAACCCGCTTCTATCCCCATTACAAAATGAACCTGGTACCACCTACCCCAGTAGAAACCCTGGAAAAAGCCTATGAAATGGCCCGAGAGGCAGGTATAAAATATGTTTACGTGGGGAACGTTCCAGGAAGTGATGGGGAGAACACCAAATGTCCGAATTGTGGAGAACTTCTCATTCAAAGGGATGGATTTAGTGTTGAGTCCAATAATTTGAAGAAAAATAAGGAATGCCCCAGTTGTGGGACAAAAATCAACATTAAGTTTTAG
- the thiL gene encoding thiamine-phosphate kinase, protein MPSKDSKHPPNLKISNIGEKKLIKRLLSRSRASQPNSPFFDEFYFKSLSDDAALIDLGDNYLVVTSDLLLESSHLPSDMSPEDRGRKVVTVNVSDLAAMGAKPIGFILSLGLPEDLPLNEFDEIMDGVLKSCQDYEMGLMGGDTNQSDELILSGTCLGIVGKNKVLMKEGARPGDVVAVTGSLGVAAAGFEFLLSPQPVKENLKKELRNSTLKLIQKQAIQPRARLKEGISLANTGAVTSATDITDGLASEVGELLEASKNSVGISLFETMIPITLEVEELATALDQDPLDLALYYGEDFELLLTIEKDEFKHLKDEFGLHQVGVVTDSGKMEIINKDGKTNILEGKGYQHFVNK, encoded by the coding sequence ATGCCTTCTAAAGATTCAAAACATCCCCCAAATCTTAAAATATCCAATATTGGTGAGAAAAAGCTTATTAAACGACTTCTATCCCGGAGTCGTGCTTCTCAACCTAATTCTCCTTTTTTTGATGAATTTTATTTTAAAAGTCTCAGTGACGACGCTGCCCTCATTGATCTGGGAGATAATTATCTGGTGGTTACTTCTGACCTTTTACTGGAATCAAGTCACCTCCCATCAGATATGAGCCCAGAAGATAGGGGTAGAAAGGTAGTGACAGTGAATGTCAGTGACCTGGCAGCCATGGGAGCCAAACCCATTGGTTTCATACTGTCTCTGGGCTTACCAGAGGATCTTCCCCTTAATGAATTTGATGAGATAATGGATGGTGTGCTCAAATCATGTCAGGATTATGAAATGGGCCTTATGGGTGGTGACACCAACCAATCCGATGAGTTAATCCTCAGTGGAACCTGTTTAGGGATAGTAGGTAAAAACAAAGTGCTTATGAAAGAAGGTGCACGACCAGGGGATGTGGTGGCGGTTACCGGCTCCCTGGGTGTGGCAGCAGCAGGATTCGAATTTTTATTATCACCACAACCAGTAAAGGAAAATCTTAAAAAGGAACTCAGAAATTCCACCCTGAAACTCATCCAGAAACAGGCCATCCAACCGCGTGCCAGATTAAAAGAAGGAATTTCACTGGCAAATACTGGTGCAGTGACTTCTGCCACTGATATAACCGATGGTCTGGCCAGTGAAGTGGGTGAATTGTTGGAAGCTTCCAAAAACAGCGTGGGAATCAGTCTTTTTGAAACCATGATCCCCATTACTCTGGAAGTGGAAGAACTAGCTACTGCATTAGATCAGGACCCACTTGATTTGGCTCTTTATTATGGTGAGGACTTTGAACTTCTTTTAACCATTGAAAAAGATGAATTCAAACATTTGAAGGACGAATTCGGGCTTCATCAGGTTGGAGTGGTGACGGATTCTGGTAAGATGGAAATAATAAATAAAGATGGTAAAACAAATATATTAGAAGGGAAAGGTTACCAGCACTTTGTAAATAAATAA
- a CDS encoding signal recognition particle protein Srp54, whose translation MLGNLGKNLTNTMKKLAGMTIIDEEVVKEVIKDIQRALIQSDVNIKLVLNLSKTIEDRALNEKPPKGVTAKEHVIKIVYEELVHLLGDKAAEVEIDKKPYKILFVGLQGSGKTTTIGKMAKYLQKKGFNPALICTDTWRPAAYEQLRQLTESLNLSLYGDPNNKDALDLARKGLKEFKKQDLIIVDTAGRHKEEKDLLDEMEQISAVVEPDEVMLVIDGTIGQQAKEQALAFSKTTKIGSIVITKLDGSAKGGGALSAVAEIGAPIKFIGTGERIEDLEVFDPERFISRLLGMGDIRSLIERAEEIAEEDVDAEAMDAMLSGKFTLKDMYSQFEMMNKMGPMQQVMNMLPGMGNKLPKNASQVTEEKLSKYKILMDSMTEQELTHPEIIKQSRVKRIARGSGMRNEDVKELLKYYQVTKKAIKGFGKRKMGGPMGQMMRQMMR comes from the coding sequence ATGTTGGGTAACCTGGGTAAAAATCTGACCAACACCATGAAAAAATTGGCCGGAATGACCATTATTGATGAAGAAGTGGTTAAAGAGGTCATTAAAGATATTCAAAGGGCTTTAATTCAGTCGGATGTTAACATAAAACTGGTTCTGAATCTATCTAAAACAATAGAGGATAGGGCCTTGAATGAAAAACCTCCTAAAGGAGTTACCGCCAAGGAACACGTCATTAAAATTGTTTACGAGGAACTGGTCCACCTCCTGGGAGATAAAGCAGCAGAAGTAGAAATTGATAAGAAACCTTACAAGATACTCTTTGTAGGACTGCAGGGAAGTGGTAAAACCACCACTATTGGAAAAATGGCCAAATACCTGCAAAAAAAAGGTTTCAACCCCGCATTAATCTGTACCGACACCTGGAGGCCAGCAGCCTACGAACAGTTACGCCAACTCACAGAAAGCCTGAACTTATCCCTTTACGGAGACCCCAATAACAAGGACGCTCTTGATCTGGCCCGTAAAGGTTTAAAAGAGTTTAAAAAGCAGGATCTTATAATTGTGGACACTGCCGGACGCCATAAGGAGGAAAAGGATCTCCTGGATGAAATGGAACAGATATCTGCAGTGGTGGAGCCTGATGAAGTTATGCTGGTCATTGACGGTACCATTGGTCAGCAAGCCAAGGAACAAGCTCTGGCTTTCAGTAAAACCACCAAAATTGGATCCATTGTAATAACCAAGCTGGACGGTTCAGCCAAAGGAGGAGGTGCCTTGTCAGCCGTGGCCGAGATAGGGGCACCCATCAAGTTTATTGGAACTGGTGAACGTATTGAAGACCTGGAAGTTTTCGATCCGGAACGTTTCATCTCCAGATTACTGGGAATGGGAGACATTAGAAGTCTCATTGAACGTGCTGAGGAAATTGCCGAGGAAGACGTTGACGCAGAAGCCATGGACGCCATGCTCAGTGGTAAGTTCACCCTGAAAGACATGTACAGTCAGTTTGAGATGATGAATAAAATGGGACCCATGCAGCAGGTTATGAACATGCTCCCGGGTATGGGAAATAAACTACCCAAAAACGCATCTCAGGTAACTGAAGAGAAACTGAGCAAATACAAGATCTTGATGGATTCCATGACTGAACAGGAATTAACCCATCCCGAAATTATCAAACAGTCCCGAGTTAAAAGAATAGCCCGAGGCTCTGGAATGCGTAACGAAGATGTTAAAGAGCTTTTAAAATATTATCAAGTTACTAAAAAAGCGATTAAGGGCTTCGGAAAACGTAAGATGGGCGGACCCATGGGACAGATGATGCGCCAGATGATGCGGTGA
- a CDS encoding tRNA pseudouridine(54/55) synthase Pus10 yields the protein MKNVKEQAQKIIDTTHGNICNRCLGRNFYPQVSGNDNHERGAYLKDILNTAEEIPEKGEACYVCGDIFRELEDILERIINTIHDSGVEFETFLVGCRLPPEILEKEKKIQNEIGSENDSLKKEINRELGKELELRLEKEVDFDNPNLVIMMDFANNQVDLQINPLFIEGRYRKLIRGIPQTRWPCRKCRGKGCKKCDFTGKMYPESVEELMAETVLKATEGQESKFHGAGREDIDVRMLGRGRPFVLEIKEPKIRELNLEELTSKINEYCQGKVEVLDLKMVSKDRRSGIKASSTETYKIYRALVELDQETDEEKLNALNSLNIIKQRTPIRVSHRRADKIRTREVKEIQVKMLDSSHLELVVNCEGGLYIKELISGDEDRTQPSVTSLLGINAKCVELDVLEVNI from the coding sequence ATGAAAAATGTTAAAGAACAGGCCCAGAAAATAATTGATACCACCCACGGGAACATTTGCAACCGTTGCCTTGGCAGGAATTTTTATCCACAAGTTTCAGGGAATGATAATCATGAACGAGGTGCTTATCTAAAAGATATTCTTAACACAGCTGAGGAAATCCCTGAAAAGGGTGAAGCCTGCTATGTTTGTGGAGACATTTTTAGGGAACTGGAAGATATCCTGGAGAGAATAATCAATACTATCCATGATTCTGGAGTTGAATTTGAAACATTCCTGGTAGGTTGTCGTCTGCCTCCTGAAATCCTGGAGAAAGAGAAAAAAATACAGAATGAAATCGGATCTGAAAATGATAGTCTTAAAAAAGAGATTAACCGGGAGTTAGGTAAAGAATTAGAACTCCGTCTGGAGAAAGAAGTGGATTTTGATAATCCTAACTTGGTGATTATGATGGACTTTGCCAACAACCAAGTGGATCTTCAAATAAATCCCTTGTTCATTGAAGGCAGATACCGAAAACTGATAAGAGGCATTCCCCAAACCAGGTGGCCCTGCCGAAAATGCAGAGGAAAGGGATGCAAAAAGTGTGATTTCACCGGGAAAATGTACCCTGAATCTGTGGAAGAGTTGATGGCAGAAACAGTTTTAAAGGCAACAGAAGGTCAAGAATCCAAATTTCACGGTGCAGGTAGGGAAGACATTGATGTGAGAATGCTGGGCAGAGGACGACCATTCGTATTAGAGATAAAAGAGCCGAAGATCCGCGAATTGAACTTGGAAGAGTTAACATCCAAAATAAACGAGTACTGCCAGGGAAAAGTAGAGGTTCTTGATTTAAAAATGGTGAGTAAGGATCGCAGAAGTGGTATTAAAGCATCTTCCACAGAGACCTATAAAATTTACCGTGCACTGGTAGAACTGGATCAGGAAACTGATGAAGAGAAATTAAATGCCTTAAATTCTCTTAATATTATAAAACAACGTACTCCTATTCGAGTTTCACACCGAAGAGCAGATAAAATCCGTACCAGGGAAGTGAAGGAGATTCAAGTTAAAATGCTGGATTCCAGTCATCTGGAGTTGGTTGTTAATTGTGAAGGGGGATTATATATCAAAGAACTTATATCTGGGGATGAAGATAGAACACAGCCCAGTGTAACTTCCCTTTTGGGTATAAATGCCAAGTGTGTAGAGCTGGATGTGTTGGAAGTTAACATTTAA
- a CDS encoding DUF655 domain-containing protein produces MEDYAIILDYLPLGYVKEGSNSYKRKPVAQAIGTEEFTLLELTPKENVNLDIHEKVYIGAGKREKIARVNRRLPFNKMTSTARIEVNYVIEEIIKAKEDKFIQFFNEAGPISTRLHQIELLPGIGKKHMWDIIQARKEAPFQDFEDVKKRVPMLSDPVKLIAKRIHLELEAAEDRKGKKKYILFTRPPKRKF; encoded by the coding sequence ATGGAGGATTATGCTATTATTTTAGACTATTTACCTCTAGGTTATGTTAAAGAAGGATCAAACTCCTATAAGCGTAAACCTGTGGCTCAGGCAATTGGTACAGAAGAATTCACCCTGTTAGAATTAACACCAAAGGAAAATGTAAACCTGGATATTCATGAAAAAGTTTACATTGGAGCAGGGAAAAGAGAGAAAATTGCCAGGGTTAACCGTAGGTTACCCTTTAACAAAATGACTTCAACTGCCAGAATAGAGGTAAATTATGTCATTGAAGAAATTATAAAGGCAAAAGAAGACAAATTTATCCAATTCTTCAATGAAGCAGGCCCCATATCCACCCGTCTGCACCAGATTGAATTACTGCCAGGTATTGGTAAAAAGCACATGTGGGACATTATACAGGCCCGGAAAGAAGCACCTTTCCAGGACTTTGAGGATGTGAAAAAACGAGTCCCCATGTTATCTGACCCGGTGAAACTCATTGCTAAAAGAATTCATCTGGAACTGGAAGCTGCTGAAGATAGAAAGGGTAAAAAGAAATACATTCTATTCACCAGACCCCCAAAACGGAAATTTTAA
- a CDS encoding RNA polymerase Rpb4 family protein, whose amino-acid sequence MIGKKVLETDPIPLVKVKPLLEERETVHELSYEQNLALDHVTKFSKISVDNAEKLVGELEEIIKKTQAIKIADVMPEDMDDMRLIFAKERGSHKKEEMENILKIVSKYREEEE is encoded by the coding sequence ATGATTGGGAAAAAAGTTCTTGAAACCGATCCAATACCCCTGGTTAAAGTTAAACCACTCCTAGAAGAGCGAGAAACAGTTCACGAACTCAGTTATGAACAGAATCTGGCCCTGGATCATGTCACCAAATTCTCCAAAATATCCGTAGATAATGCAGAGAAGCTGGTTGGTGAACTGGAAGAGATCATCAAAAAGACCCAAGCCATAAAAATAGCAGATGTCATGCCAGAAGATATGGATGACATGCGACTTATTTTCGCCAAGGAAAGGGGATCCCATAAAAAGGAAGAAATGGAGAATATACTTAAAATAGTTAGTAAATACAGGGAAGAAGAAGAATAA
- the hpt gene encoding hypoxanthine/guanine phosphoribosyltransferase: MLEKLVKSLVEAPVVKKGDYDYFVHPITDGVPLVEANLLQEVAEAVSKFGNMDVDKIVCVEAMGIHLATAISLLTNIPFVVVRKRSYGLEGEVAVHQTTGYSEGELYINGLRRGDRVFLVDDVVSTGGTMTSVIKALQRIETDIVDVMAIIEKGDGREFVEKETGIKVNTLVRANVIDGKVVVEKITAGQHN; encoded by the coding sequence ATGCTGGAAAAGTTAGTAAAAAGTCTTGTCGAAGCTCCTGTTGTGAAAAAAGGGGATTATGATTATTTTGTACATCCTATAACTGATGGTGTTCCACTGGTTGAAGCTAATTTACTACAGGAAGTAGCAGAAGCAGTTTCCAAGTTTGGAAACATGGACGTGGATAAAATTGTCTGTGTGGAAGCCATGGGCATCCACCTGGCTACTGCTATTTCCCTACTCACCAACATACCCTTTGTGGTGGTAAGGAAACGTTCTTATGGATTGGAGGGAGAAGTAGCGGTTCACCAGACAACTGGATACAGTGAAGGTGAATTATACATTAATGGTCTGAGAAGGGGAGATCGGGTTTTCCTGGTGGATGATGTAGTAAGCACCGGGGGGACCATGACATCTGTGATTAAAGCCCTTCAACGCATAGAAACAGATATCGTGGATGTAATGGCTATTATTGAAAAGGGTGATGGCCGGGAATTTGTGGAGAAAGAAACTGGAATTAAGGTGAACACACTGGTACGAGCCAATGTTATTGATGGTAAGGTAGTGGTGGAGAAAATCACTGCCGGGCAGCACAATTAA
- the dph2 gene encoding diphthamide biosynthesis enzyme Dph2, with product MTSYQFKIDQVLDKIRETKAEVVGLQFPEGLKVHATELASRIENETGALVLISGDPCYGACDLSDMEMAGIVDLLVHFGHTPLPIDYNVPTLFVEAHYQLGSLEILKRALESLEGKEKIGLVTTTQHLHLLEDAAQFLEEHGKQVLMKEGAGTLKGQVLGCNFSSVQDLPVDAFLYLGSGNFHPLGIKLSTQKPVVIADPYLNQVRDIDEFTDRILRIRFARITKATEAKKFGILISSKKGQCRLDLAKDLKKMIYNEGREAYLILLDEINPPSLLPYMDLDAFIVTACPRIAIDDSKMYKKPLLTPQELEIVLGLREWEDYQMDEIKY from the coding sequence ATGACAAGTTACCAATTTAAAATCGACCAGGTACTGGATAAAATCAGGGAAACAAAGGCAGAAGTCGTAGGTTTGCAGTTTCCTGAAGGTTTAAAGGTCCATGCAACGGAACTAGCTAGCCGGATCGAAAATGAAACAGGAGCATTGGTTTTAATATCTGGTGATCCTTGCTATGGTGCCTGTGATCTCTCTGATATGGAAATGGCTGGAATAGTGGATTTACTGGTGCATTTTGGGCATACGCCGCTTCCTATTGATTATAATGTTCCCACTCTTTTTGTGGAAGCCCACTATCAGTTGGGATCTTTGGAGATTTTAAAAAGAGCACTTGAAAGTCTTGAAGGAAAGGAAAAGATCGGTCTGGTGACCACTACCCAGCATTTGCATCTTCTGGAAGATGCTGCACAGTTTCTGGAGGAACATGGCAAGCAAGTTCTCATGAAGGAGGGTGCAGGAACATTGAAAGGCCAGGTATTGGGGTGTAATTTTTCATCAGTTCAGGATCTTCCAGTGGATGCCTTTCTTTACCTGGGCAGTGGTAACTTCCATCCCCTGGGTATAAAACTCTCCACCCAAAAGCCAGTGGTTATAGCTGACCCCTACCTTAACCAGGTGAGAGATATTGATGAATTCACTGATAGAATTCTCAGAATACGATTCGCCCGCATAACAAAGGCCACAGAAGCTAAAAAATTTGGAATACTCATATCTTCTAAGAAAGGTCAATGCCGATTGGACTTGGCAAAAGATTTAAAGAAGATGATATATAATGAAGGCAGGGAAGCGTATCTGATACTTCTGGATGAAATAAATCCTCCCAGTTTATTGCCCTACATGGATTTAGATGCATTCATAGTGACAGCATGTCCTAGAATAGCGATTGATGACTCTAAAATGTATAAAAAGCCCCTATTAACTCCTCAAGAGTTGGAAATTGTTCTGGGGTTGAGGGAGTGGGAAGATTATCAGATGGATGAGATTAAATACTAA
- a CDS encoding Zn-ribbon domain-containing OB-fold protein, with protein sequence MKDIVRGWRHISQRYNLIGSKCLQCGEVFFPMRVICPKCRRKGQLEPIKFSGNGKIMSYSVIHTPTDEFKNISPYAVAIIELEEGAKITSQIVDCNTDDIEIGQEVELVFRKIREEGAEGVISYGYKFKLKQ encoded by the coding sequence ATGAAAGATATAGTAAGAGGATGGCGTCACATCTCCCAAAGATATAATCTCATCGGATCAAAGTGTTTACAATGCGGCGAAGTATTTTTCCCCATGAGGGTAATTTGCCCTAAATGCAGACGGAAAGGACAATTAGAACCCATAAAATTCAGTGGAAATGGAAAGATTATGAGTTACTCTGTTATTCACACACCAACAGATGAATTCAAAAATATATCACCCTATGCTGTGGCTATTATTGAACTGGAAGAAGGAGCTAAAATCACCAGTCAAATAGTGGATTGTAACACCGATGACATTGAAATAGGTCAGGAAGTAGAGTTAGTATTCCGGAAAATCAGAGAAGAAGGCGCAGAAGGAGTTATATCCTATGGTTACAAATTCAAACTCAAACAGTAA
- a CDS encoding 50S ribosomal protein L21e — protein sequence MTQRSRGFRSKTRYKLKKTLRAGRSNPITKKIQTFQEDDLVHIIIDPSVHKGQPHPRFHGKTGKIAEQRGRAYIVAINDGNKAKKLIIRPEHLKIQE from the coding sequence ATGACTCAGAGATCAAGAGGTTTTAGAAGTAAAACAAGGTACAAACTTAAAAAGACTTTAAGAGCAGGGAGAAGCAATCCCATAACCAAAAAAATCCAGACTTTCCAGGAAGATGACCTGGTTCACATCATAATAGACCCTAGCGTTCACAAAGGCCAACCCCACCCACGTTTCCATGGTAAAACCGGGAAAATTGCTGAACAAAGAGGCCGAGCATATATAGTAGCAATAAATGATGGGAATAAAGCTAAAAAACTGATTATTCGACCTGAACACCTGAAAATACAGGAGTGA
- a CDS encoding HemK2/MTQ2 family protein methyltransferase produces the protein MLDYNGIHYKTHPEVYEPAEDTFLLAENLQVERKHRVLEIGTGTGIVTITVSRQCRTVVATDINPHAIKCATHNIINNKAYNVEIKEGDLFEPVSDEKFDLILFNTPYLPTSEEERVDDELEAAWDGGVDGRKVIDRFLDELIDHLNPEGTVQLVQSSLSDNDKTLKKLNDIGMDASITAREKHFFEEVVVITGKLKI, from the coding sequence ATGTTAGATTACAATGGAATTCATTACAAAACCCATCCTGAAGTATACGAACCTGCTGAAGACACTTTTCTCCTTGCAGAAAACCTTCAAGTGGAAAGAAAGCACCGGGTGCTTGAAATAGGAACCGGGACTGGAATTGTGACAATAACTGTTTCCAGACAATGCAGGACAGTTGTAGCAACTGATATCAATCCCCATGCCATTAAATGTGCCACCCACAATATTATCAACAACAAGGCCTATAACGTGGAGATTAAAGAAGGAGACCTGTTTGAACCGGTTTCTGATGAGAAATTCGACTTAATATTATTCAATACACCCTACCTTCCCACTTCCGAAGAGGAAAGGGTTGATGATGAACTGGAAGCTGCATGGGACGGTGGTGTAGATGGTAGAAAAGTCATAGACCGTTTTCTGGATGAATTAATTGATCACCTTAATCCTGAGGGAACAGTCCAGCTAGTGCAATCTTCTTTATCAGATAACGATAAAACCCTAAAAAAATTAAATGACATTGGTATGGATGCATCGATAACTGCCCGTGAAAAGCATTTCTTCGAAGAAGTGGTGGTTATAACGGGAAAATTAAAAATATAA
- the cfbA gene encoding sirohydrochlorin nickelochelatase, which yields MVTNSNSNSNVGIVLVGHGSRLPYGKDVLSQLAEIYRQESDHPVEVGFMNMNKPSIPSSINKLAQMGVEKIVVTPVFLAPGVHTTEDIPRILGLGNGDETHEHSHEHGHSHDHGETEEIHFHGEIIYTDPLGPDPKIVSIIQDRVNEAL from the coding sequence ATGGTTACAAATTCAAACTCAAACAGTAATGTAGGGATCGTGTTAGTGGGCCACGGCAGCCGACTACCCTATGGTAAAGATGTTCTAAGCCAGTTAGCAGAGATTTATAGACAGGAAAGTGATCATCCTGTGGAAGTGGGCTTTATGAACATGAACAAACCTTCCATTCCATCATCCATAAATAAACTAGCCCAGATGGGTGTGGAAAAAATAGTGGTAACCCCTGTGTTCCTGGCTCCAGGAGTGCACACCACAGAGGACATCCCCCGTATTTTAGGATTGGGTAATGGTGATGAAACCCATGAACATAGCCATGAGCATGGACACAGCCACGACCACGGTGAAACAGAGGAAATTCACTTTCACGGGGAGATAATCTACACCGATCCCCTGGGCCCCGATCCAAAAATCGTTTCCATAATACAGGACAGGGTTAATGAAGCCCTTTAA
- the rsmA gene encoding 16S rRNA (adenine(1518)-N(6)/adenine(1519)-N(6))-dimethyltransferase RsmA, translating to MLAQETSQLLKKHQIRLDRRKGQNYLTNDHILAKIIENAQLNDSDVVLEIGAGIGTLTLPLAEKSSKVVAFEQDKRIVRVLRERLHELGISNVEVMEGDATKMEFPYFNKVVSNLPYQISSPITFKLLNYNFDYAILMYQLEFAQRMVAQPGESNYSRLSVMMNLCTHTELLFNVPKNAFLPPPRISSAVIKLTPKKNPQADKFFANTCRALFQHKKKKSGKALLQSFHEISDLNLDRTTIRDLILKLDPELTEERVFKLNEKEILTISRELKELMEGYDEKNG from the coding sequence ATGTTGGCACAAGAAACCTCCCAGCTGTTAAAAAAGCATCAAATAAGGTTAGATCGGAGGAAAGGCCAAAATTACCTCACCAATGATCATATTTTAGCCAAAATTATCGAAAATGCCCAGCTCAATGATTCAGATGTGGTCCTGGAGATCGGAGCCGGTATTGGCACATTAACACTCCCACTGGCTGAAAAATCTAGTAAAGTAGTCGCTTTTGAGCAGGATAAACGAATAGTTCGGGTTCTCAGGGAAAGGCTCCATGAACTGGGAATATCCAATGTGGAAGTTATGGAGGGCGATGCTACAAAAATGGAGTTCCCTTATTTTAACAAAGTAGTTTCCAATTTACCCTACCAGATATCATCACCCATAACATTCAAACTCCTCAATTACAACTTTGATTACGCTATTTTAATGTACCAACTGGAATTCGCCCAGAGAATGGTAGCCCAACCCGGGGAATCCAATTATTCCCGCCTGTCAGTGATGATGAACCTGTGCACACACACAGAACTTCTTTTTAATGTCCCCAAGAATGCTTTTCTACCCCCACCCAGAATTTCCTCAGCTGTAATCAAGTTAACACCCAAAAAAAATCCACAGGCAGATAAATTCTTTGCTAATACTTGCAGAGCATTGTTCCAGCATAAAAAAAAGAAATCAGGAAAGGCTTTACTTCAATCTTTCCATGAAATATCCGACCTAAACCTGGATCGAACTACTATCCGGGATCTAATCTTGAAACTGGATCCTGAACTCACTGAGGAAAGGGTTTTTAAGTTGAATGAGAAAGAAATTTTAACAATTTCCAGAGAACTTAAAGAGTTAATGGAGGGATATGATGAAAAAAATGGGTGA
- a CDS encoding carboxymuconolactone decarboxylase family protein, translating into MKKMGDENNNDTDGTEKDVILKDRNKITAINPFQLFQNEFPELAGRFNDLVDAQRSLKGMDPKTKQLVNIAIQTAKCNPMGVKMHAQMAKSQGASRDEILGAVVMNLHLSGLSNVLDCLPTALEGLESVKK; encoded by the coding sequence ATGAAAAAAATGGGTGATGAAAACAATAATGATACGGATGGAACTGAGAAGGATGTAATCCTAAAAGATAGGAATAAAATCACTGCAATAAACCCTTTTCAACTATTTCAGAATGAATTTCCGGAATTAGCAGGACGTTTCAATGACCTGGTGGATGCCCAGCGTTCTCTTAAAGGAATGGATCCCAAGACCAAACAACTGGTCAATATAGCTATCCAAACTGCAAAATGTAACCCTATGGGAGTTAAAATGCATGCACAGATGGCCAAAAGTCAGGGAGCATCCAGAGACGAGATTTTAGGAGCAGTGGTTATGAATCTTCACCTTTCAGGATTGTCAAATGTGCTGGATTGCCTTCCCACTGCCCTGGAAGGTTTGGAATCTGTGAAAAAATAA